From one Caldisalinibacter kiritimatiensis genomic stretch:
- the asnA gene encoding aspartate--ammonia ligase produces the protein MKCLEKRLRIPKGYKPKLDLLETEIGIKQIKDHFERTLAKKLDLTRVSAPLFVRPETGLNDNLNGVERPVSFDVLDIEGKNVEIVHSLAKWKRMALAKYGFKKGKGLYTDMNAIRRDEELDNLHSIYVDQWDWEKIISKEERNVDTLKKIVRIIYSTLKETEEEICNMYPVLEKQLPDNIHFVTTQELEDRYPSLTPKQREDTIAKEKGAVFIMQIGGKLKSGIKHDGRSPDYDDWTLNGDIILWYPVLETAFEISSMGIRVDEDTLEKQLKLAKCEERKNLPFHQAILKRELPYTVGGGIGQSRMCMYLLQKAHIGEVQASVWSKEMIEVCGKANIKLL, from the coding sequence ATGAAATGTTTAGAAAAAAGATTAAGAATACCAAAAGGCTATAAGCCTAAACTAGATTTATTAGAAACTGAGATTGGAATAAAACAAATTAAAGACCACTTTGAAAGAACATTAGCAAAGAAACTTGATTTAACTAGGGTATCAGCTCCATTGTTTGTTAGACCTGAGACTGGATTAAATGACAATCTAAATGGTGTAGAAAGACCTGTATCATTTGATGTTTTAGACATTGAAGGTAAAAATGTAGAGATAGTTCATTCTTTAGCTAAATGGAAAAGAATGGCGTTAGCTAAGTATGGTTTTAAAAAAGGTAAGGGGTTATATACTGATATGAACGCAATACGTAGAGATGAAGAGTTAGATAATCTCCACTCTATATACGTTGACCAATGGGATTGGGAAAAGATTATTAGTAAGGAAGAAAGAAATGTGGACACATTAAAGAAAATAGTAAGAATAATTTATAGTACTCTAAAGGAAACAGAAGAGGAAATTTGTAACATGTATCCAGTACTTGAAAAACAACTTCCAGACAATATACATTTTGTTACTACACAGGAATTAGAAGATAGATATCCAAGCTTAACTCCAAAGCAAAGAGAAGATACTATTGCTAAAGAAAAAGGAGCAGTTTTTATAATGCAAATAGGTGGTAAATTGAAGTCTGGAATAAAACATGACGGTAGGTCACCAGATTATGATGATTGGACTTTAAATGGGGATATTATTTTATGGTATCCAGTATTAGAAACAGCTTTTGAAATATCTTCTATGGGAATAAGGGTTGATGAAGATACACTAGAAAAGCAACTTAAGTTAGCAAAATGTGAAGAAAGAAAGAATCTTCCATTTCATCAAGCAATACTAAAAAGAGAGTTACCTTATACAGTAGGTGGAGGAATAGGACAATCGAGAATGTGTATGTACCTTCTGCAAAAAGCTCACATAGGAGAAGTCCAAGCATCTGTTTGGTCTAAAGAAATGATAGAAGTGTGTGGAAAGGCAAATATAAAACTATTATAA
- a CDS encoding FAD-dependent oxidoreductase → MKTCEILVIGGGPAAITIAKNIKDSKDVTIIRPEDHSMIYCAMPYAVEGLLPVEKTLKSDDIVTDAGANLVRDYVESVDFDSKTVKTRKGDSYKYEKLIIATGAEPILPPIEGTNLKNVMTFKSENDLKYVMNLVDQGLKEAVVVGAGAIGIELAQALNKCNVKTHLVDMFPTILPNMMDADVMDDVQKQLADTGIVLNLGNKVLSLNGTEYVEEVVLEKGDPIKFDSKPLIVFAVGMRPSVDIFRDTELEISKTGIVVNEKMETNIPDVYAVGDCVEYTNAITGKVGLGKLATNAVPMARLLAKNLLGADRKYEGFYNGAATKVVDYFVGSSGLTERVAKENGYDIVVGKAKFTTAFPVMPFAKEVEVKLIADRNTKKIIGGQVVSGEPVTDKVDQITMAIQFGITVDKLTQFSYSSQPYQSFFPANNLLAHAAEQIVSQL, encoded by the coding sequence ATGAAAACTTGTGAAATTCTAGTTATCGGTGGTGGACCTGCTGCAATTACTATAGCTAAAAATATTAAAGATAGCAAAGATGTAACTATAATCAGACCTGAAGACCATTCTATGATTTATTGTGCTATGCCTTATGCAGTAGAAGGTCTATTACCTGTAGAAAAAACACTTAAATCAGATGACATAGTAACTGATGCAGGAGCAAATCTAGTACGTGATTATGTAGAATCTGTAGATTTTGACTCCAAAACAGTAAAAACTAGAAAAGGTGACTCCTATAAATATGAAAAATTAATCATTGCAACAGGAGCCGAACCAATTTTACCACCAATTGAAGGTACTAATTTAAAAAATGTAATGACATTCAAAAGCGAAAATGACTTAAAATATGTTATGAATCTAGTTGACCAAGGACTAAAAGAAGCTGTAGTTGTTGGTGCTGGTGCTATAGGTATAGAGTTAGCTCAAGCTCTTAATAAATGTAATGTTAAAACTCATTTAGTAGACATGTTCCCTACTATTTTACCTAATATGATGGATGCAGACGTGATGGACGATGTTCAAAAACAATTAGCTGATACTGGAATTGTATTAAATTTAGGAAATAAGGTTCTTTCTTTAAATGGAACAGAATATGTAGAAGAAGTAGTTTTAGAGAAGGGCGACCCTATTAAATTTGATTCAAAACCATTAATTGTATTTGCTGTTGGTATGAGACCTTCAGTTGATATATTTAGAGATACTGAGTTAGAAATTAGCAAAACGGGTATTGTTGTAAATGAAAAAATGGAAACAAATATCCCAGATGTTTATGCTGTAGGAGATTGTGTTGAATATACAAATGCTATCACAGGTAAAGTTGGACTAGGTAAACTAGCAACTAATGCTGTACCAATGGCTAGATTATTGGCTAAAAACCTATTAGGTGCAGATAGAAAATATGAAGGATTCTATAATGGAGCTGCGACAAAAGTTGTAGACTATTTTGTAGGAAGTTCAGGATTAACAGAAAGAGTTGCAAAGGAAAATGGCTATGACATTGTAGTTGGAAAAGCAAAATTCACTACTGCTTTCCCTGTAATGCCATTTGCTAAAGAAGTAGAAGTAAAATTAATTGCTGATAGAAATACTAAAAAAATAATTGGTGGACAAGTAGTAAGTGGTGAACCTGTAACTGATAAGGTTGACCAAATTACAATGGCTATCCAATTTGGAATAACAGTCGATAAATTAACTCAATTTAGTTATTCTTCACAGCCTTATCAATCATTCTTCCCAGCTAATAACCTACTTGCTCATGCTGCAGAGCAGATTGTAAGTCAGCTTTAA
- a CDS encoding DUF362 domain-containing protein: MYGRGMGRGNGRNRRNQGLGIQGTCYCSNCGYETSHQRGIPCYEMKCPSCGNPLTRKELNTTMKPTINQNTCIGCGKCQNVCPVDAITIENGKANIDIAACAGCRRCVNVCPVNAID, encoded by the coding sequence ATGTATGGTAGAGGTATGGGTAGAGGTAACGGTAGAAATAGAAGAAATCAAGGCTTAGGAATTCAAGGTACTTGTTACTGTTCAAATTGCGGATATGAAACAAGTCATCAAAGAGGAATTCCATGCTATGAAATGAAATGCCCTAGCTGTGGAAATCCATTGACAAGAAAGGAGTTAAACACTACTATGAAACCAACAATAAATCAAAACACTTGCATAGGTTGTGGTAAATGTCAAAATGTTTGCCCTGTTGACGCTATAACTATAGAAAATGGTAAGGCAAATATAGACATTGCGGCTTGTGCTGGCTGTAGAAGATGTGTAAATGTATGTCCAGTAAATGCCATAGATTAG
- a CDS encoding TsoY family (seleno)protein, with amino-acid sequence MSEYSEKYNLSYFLSALGNGGLSVSLFMYLMFMINHSNTPIPTFNHVYSALIASSFTIKILLIVDLAGIVYFAYRHYKLLVWNLKEYSKFKSTQDFNEIKKSSKEVNLMVIPLTLGMTVNVTFVIGAVFIPGLWNYVEYLFPFSLIAFISIGVYGLKIFYAYLSRLIHNGNFDSDNNNSLSQLLPSFAFQMIGVGMAAPGAMSHNLITSSIGIIGAIFFTTLSGVLLINNLVLGLKSIFKYGIRKEDSPSLWIVIPIATLLGITILRIISGISHNMLHSKPPHILVFVIFTLLVSLQIIMGLAGYTVMKKNRYLKEYVYGDKKSVGSLALICPGVATFVLGMFFIHWGIVKTHIVAKYSLWYFVMLIPLVLVQIKTISALNKINRKLFV; translated from the coding sequence GTGAGTGAATATTCAGAAAAGTATAACCTTTCGTATTTTTTATCTGCATTAGGTAATGGAGGATTATCAGTTTCTTTGTTTATGTATTTAATGTTTATGATAAATCATTCAAATACCCCTATACCAACATTTAATCATGTATATAGTGCTTTAATTGCATCAAGTTTTACTATTAAGATATTACTTATAGTAGATTTAGCTGGCATTGTGTATTTTGCATATAGACATTATAAATTACTTGTATGGAATTTAAAGGAATATAGCAAGTTTAAAAGCACCCAAGACTTCAACGAAATTAAAAAATCAAGTAAGGAAGTTAATCTTATGGTTATACCACTAACTTTAGGTATGACAGTAAATGTTACATTCGTAATAGGAGCAGTTTTTATTCCAGGCCTTTGGAACTATGTAGAGTATTTATTTCCTTTTTCATTAATAGCTTTTATATCTATAGGAGTGTATGGACTAAAAATATTCTATGCATACCTATCAAGGTTAATACATAATGGTAATTTTGACTCTGATAATAACAACAGCTTGAGTCAGTTATTACCAAGCTTTGCTTTTCAAATGATAGGAGTAGGAATGGCTGCACCAGGAGCAATGAGTCATAATTTAATTACTTCGTCTATAGGTATAATAGGAGCTATATTTTTTACTACTCTATCAGGAGTATTATTAATAAATAATCTTGTATTAGGACTAAAATCTATATTTAAATATGGAATAAGAAAAGAAGATTCTCCAAGTTTATGGATAGTTATACCTATTGCAACTCTATTAGGAATTACTATACTTAGGATAATCTCCGGTATATCTCATAATATGTTACATTCTAAGCCACCACATATATTGGTTTTTGTAATTTTTACATTGTTAGTTTCATTACAAATAATTATGGGTTTAGCTGGATATACAGTAATGAAGAAAAATAGATATCTAAAAGAGTATGTTTATGGTGATAAAAAAAGTGTAGGAAGCTTAGCACTTATCTGTCCAGGAGTTGCTACTTTTGTTTTAGGAATGTTTTTTATACACTGGGGAATAGTAAAAACACATATTGTTGCTAAATATTCTTTATGGTATTTTGTGATGTTAATACCTTTAGTATTAGTACAAATTAAAACAATTTCGGCATTAAACAAAATTAATAGAAAGTTGTTTGTGTAA
- a CDS encoding ferritin-like domain-containing protein, translating to MENLELVVEQKIGETKDSQLKNIVKQNFKGETTEAGLYFAIARLAERQGYPEIAQVLTTIAIEEIEHASRFAQLNGMISDDVFENIKTMLEGEINANKAKKEAAIKAEELGIESARDYFNESAKDEARHARMLEGLLNRYAK from the coding sequence ATGGAAAATTTAGAATTAGTTGTGGAACAAAAAATAGGGGAAACTAAGGACTCTCAATTAAAGAATATTGTGAAACAAAACTTTAAAGGTGAAACTACTGAGGCGGGATTGTATTTTGCTATTGCTCGACTAGCTGAAAGGCAAGGATATCCTGAAATAGCACAAGTTTTGACGACAATAGCTATAGAAGAAATAGAGCATGCTTCTAGATTTGCACAGTTAAATGGTATGATATCTGATGATGTTTTTGAAAATATTAAAACAATGCTAGAAGGAGAAATTAATGCTAATAAAGCGAAAAAAGAAGCTGCCATTAAAGCAGAAGAATTAGGTATAGAATCTGCAAGAGACTATTTCAATGAATCAGCTAAAGATGAAGCTAGACATGCAAGAATGTTAGAAGGATTATTAAATAGATACGCAAAATAA
- the hcp gene encoding hydroxylamine reductase, whose translation MSMFCYQCQEAAKGKGCLIRGVCGKTEKVANLQDLMIYTLKGIAILQQKGLEKGIRFPKANHFMLNGLFMTITNTNFNESDFIKKIKEALSLREEIKEQLIGAGIELGKLDDASTFTIETDSEIYAKAESNEVGILATENEDVRSLRELITYGLKGMAAYAEHALALGKENDDIYDFMVKALATTLNDTLSVEDLIALTMETGKFGVETMALLDAANTGAYGNPEITEVNIGTRNNPAILISGHDLKDLEELLEQTKDTGVDVYTHGEMLPAHYYPFFKKYPHFVGNYGNAWWKQNEEFESFNGPILFTTNCIIPPKESYADRVYTTGATGYPGFKHIEERKDDKPKDFSQIIEHAKKLPAPKEIEKGKIVGGFAHAQVLALADKIVEAVKSGAIKKFFVMAGCDGRMKSRSYYTEFAKKLPKDTVILTAGCAKYRYNKLNLGDINGIPRVLDAGQCNDSYSLAVIALKLKEVFQLNDINELPIVYNIAWYEQKAVIVLLALLYLGVKNIHLGPTLPAFLSPNVAKVLVENFGITGIGTVDEDLEKFLG comes from the coding sequence ATGAGTATGTTTTGTTATCAATGTCAAGAAGCTGCTAAAGGAAAAGGTTGTTTAATAAGAGGGGTATGTGGAAAAACAGAGAAAGTTGCTAATTTACAAGATTTAATGATTTATACCTTGAAGGGTATAGCAATTCTTCAACAAAAAGGATTAGAGAAAGGTATAAGATTTCCTAAAGCTAATCATTTTATGTTGAATGGGCTATTTATGACTATTACTAATACAAATTTTAATGAGTCTGACTTTATAAAAAAAATAAAAGAAGCATTATCACTTAGGGAAGAAATAAAGGAGCAATTGATTGGTGCAGGAATAGAACTAGGAAAATTAGATGATGCATCTACTTTTACTATAGAAACTGATTCAGAAATTTATGCAAAGGCTGAATCTAATGAAGTAGGAATATTGGCTACCGAAAATGAAGATGTACGTTCTCTAAGAGAGCTAATAACTTATGGACTAAAAGGTATGGCTGCTTATGCTGAACATGCACTTGCTTTGGGAAAAGAAAATGATGATATTTATGATTTTATGGTAAAGGCATTAGCTACTACTTTAAATGATACTTTAAGTGTAGAAGATTTAATAGCACTTACAATGGAGACAGGTAAGTTTGGGGTAGAAACTATGGCACTATTAGATGCAGCCAATACAGGTGCTTATGGTAATCCAGAGATAACTGAAGTAAATATAGGTACTAGAAATAATCCAGCAATCTTAATATCAGGACACGATTTAAAAGATTTAGAAGAGCTTCTTGAGCAAACAAAGGATACTGGTGTAGATGTTTATACACATGGTGAAATGTTACCTGCTCACTATTATCCATTTTTCAAAAAGTATCCACATTTTGTAGGTAATTATGGAAATGCTTGGTGGAAACAAAATGAAGAGTTTGAATCTTTTAATGGCCCAATATTATTTACTACAAACTGTATTATACCACCAAAAGAAAGTTATGCAGATAGAGTGTATACTACAGGTGCAACTGGATATCCAGGATTCAAACACATAGAAGAAAGAAAAGATGACAAACCAAAAGATTTTAGTCAAATTATAGAGCATGCTAAAAAATTACCAGCACCTAAAGAAATTGAAAAGGGTAAAATTGTAGGAGGTTTTGCACATGCCCAAGTACTTGCATTAGCAGATAAGATAGTAGAAGCTGTTAAATCAGGAGCTATTAAGAAATTCTTTGTTATGGCTGGTTGTGATGGAAGAATGAAATCAAGAAGCTATTATACTGAATTTGCTAAAAAATTACCAAAAGATACAGTCATATTAACAGCAGGATGTGCTAAATATCGTTATAACAAACTAAATTTAGGTGATATTAATGGAATTCCAAGAGTTTTAGATGCAGGACAATGTAATGATTCCTATTCGCTAGCTGTAATAGCTTTAAAGCTAAAAGAAGTATTTCAATTAAATGATATAAATGAACTTCCTATAGTTTATAATATTGCTTGGTATGAGCAAAAAGCTGTAATAGTACTTTTAGCATTACTTTATTTAGGAGTGAAAAATATTCACTTAGGACCAACATTACCAGCATTTTTATCACCAAATGTAGCTAAAGTATTGGTAGAAAACTTTGGAATAACAGGAATAGGAACTGTTGATGAAGATTTAGAAAAATTTTTAGGATAA
- a CDS encoding Crp/Fnr family transcriptional regulator has translation MYEKWLNRLTEVDLFKDIEKEELKRILGCLKPSIKKYRKKDIITIEKEHLAGIGIVLEGEVNVGKETLAGDRVMLSVLKKGELFGEVAAFNNKEWLATTVANTDCTILFLPPQKIVGVCNKTCDGHRRLIQNMLQIIAQKAINLNEKVEILSLKSIRQKISIYLLKQYSIKNSLAFNVPLKRNELAEYLLVSRPSLSRELAKMKEEGIIDFYRNSFKILNIESLKNCL, from the coding sequence ATGTATGAAAAGTGGCTAAATCGTTTAACTGAAGTTGATTTATTTAAAGATATTGAAAAAGAAGAGCTTAAAAGGATATTAGGTTGTTTGAAGCCTAGTATAAAAAAATATAGAAAAAAGGATATAATAACTATTGAAAAAGAGCATTTAGCTGGAATAGGAATAGTTTTAGAGGGAGAGGTAAACGTAGGCAAGGAAACATTAGCAGGAGATAGAGTTATGTTGTCGGTGTTAAAAAAAGGTGAATTATTTGGAGAGGTAGCAGCTTTTAATAATAAAGAATGGTTAGCAACGACAGTGGCAAATACAGATTGTACTATTTTATTTTTACCTCCACAAAAAATTGTAGGAGTGTGCAATAAGACTTGTGATGGTCACAGAAGGTTGATACAGAACATGTTACAGATAATTGCTCAGAAAGCAATCAATTTAAACGAAAAAGTTGAGATTCTCTCTTTAAAAAGTATTAGACAGAAGATTAGTATTTATCTATTAAAACAATATAGTATTAAAAATAGTCTTGCTTTTAATGTACCTTTAAAAAGAAATGAATTAGCTGAGTATTTATTAGTATCTAGACCTTCACTTTCAAGGGAATTAGCTAAAATGAAAGAAGAAGGTATTATAGATTTTTATAGAAATTCTTTTAAAATATTGAATATAGAAAGTTTAAAGAATTGCCTATGA
- the glmS gene encoding glutamine--fructose-6-phosphate transaminase (isomerizing) produces MCGIVGYIGNRNVAEILIEGLEKLEYRGYDSAGIAVLGNDEVKVKKYKGRLSVLRENIQNEDINGTIGIGHTRWATHGEPSDVNSHPHTNSTGSIAVVHNGIIENYMKIKQQLQEKGYKFVSETDTEVISHLIDYHFEGDLVEAVKKAVADLEGAYALGVINKDNPDRLVAVRKDSPLIVGVGEGENFIASDIPAILKHTRKVYILEDGEMAILEKDKIELMKTDGTPIKKDVYVVNWDVEAAEKGGYDHFMLKEIYEQPKAIRDTLSPRVNNENEIRLDDISITKEELDRINRVYIIACGTAYHAGLLGKILIEKYVNVPVIADVASEFRYGNTFIDENTLMIVVSQSGETADTLAALRLAKEKGARVIAVTNVVGSTISREADDVFYTWAGPEIAVASTKAYTTQLVSLALIAMQMATIKGTITEEDYSGILNGLNKLSKQVKSLLEKEDLVKEAAKEIYNAEHIFYIGRGIDYDVAREGALKLKEISYIHCEAMPAGELKHGTIALIEEGTPVIAVATQEHLYEKMVSNIKEVKARGAYVIALAKEGNEDIEETADSVIYIPEVIDELTSVLNVIPLQLLAYYVAVMRGCDVDKPRNLAKSVTVE; encoded by the coding sequence ATGTGCGGAATAGTTGGATATATAGGAAATAGAAATGTAGCGGAGATTTTGATAGAAGGGCTTGAAAAGCTTGAATATAGAGGATATGATTCAGCAGGTATTGCTGTATTAGGAAATGATGAGGTAAAAGTAAAAAAATATAAGGGTAGATTATCAGTATTAAGAGAAAATATTCAGAATGAGGATATAAACGGTACAATTGGTATAGGTCATACTAGATGGGCTACACATGGTGAACCATCAGATGTAAACTCTCATCCTCATACAAATTCTACAGGAAGTATAGCAGTTGTTCATAATGGTATCATAGAAAACTATATGAAAATAAAACAACAATTACAAGAAAAAGGATATAAATTTGTTTCTGAAACTGATACGGAAGTTATTTCACACTTAATAGATTATCATTTTGAAGGAGATTTAGTTGAAGCGGTTAAAAAGGCAGTTGCAGACCTTGAAGGAGCTTATGCATTAGGTGTAATTAATAAGGATAATCCAGATAGATTAGTAGCAGTAAGAAAAGATAGTCCTTTGATTGTAGGCGTAGGCGAAGGTGAGAATTTTATAGCGTCAGATATTCCTGCAATATTGAAACATACAAGAAAGGTATATATCCTTGAAGATGGAGAAATGGCTATACTTGAAAAAGATAAAATAGAGTTAATGAAAACAGATGGAACTCCTATTAAAAAGGATGTATATGTAGTGAATTGGGACGTTGAAGCTGCAGAAAAAGGTGGATATGACCACTTTATGCTAAAAGAGATATACGAGCAACCAAAAGCTATAAGAGACACATTATCACCAAGGGTTAATAATGAAAATGAAATAAGACTAGATGATATAAGTATAACTAAGGAAGAATTAGACAGAATCAACAGAGTTTATATTATAGCTTGTGGTACTGCTTATCATGCAGGATTATTAGGAAAGATATTAATAGAAAAGTATGTAAATGTTCCGGTTATAGCAGATGTAGCATCAGAATTTAGATATGGAAATACATTCATAGATGAAAATACACTTATGATAGTTGTAAGCCAATCAGGTGAAACTGCAGATACATTAGCTGCATTAAGACTTGCAAAGGAAAAAGGTGCAAGGGTTATAGCAGTAACTAATGTAGTTGGTAGTACAATTTCTAGAGAAGCTGACGATGTATTCTATACCTGGGCAGGACCTGAAATTGCTGTTGCATCTACAAAGGCATATACAACTCAACTTGTATCTTTGGCTTTAATAGCAATGCAAATGGCTACTATAAAAGGAACTATTACAGAAGAAGATTACAGTGGAATATTAAATGGATTAAATAAGCTTTCAAAACAAGTTAAGAGCTTATTAGAAAAAGAAGATTTAGTAAAAGAAGCTGCTAAAGAAATTTACAATGCAGAGCACATATTCTATATAGGTAGAGGTATAGATTATGATGTTGCTAGAGAAGGAGCATTGAAATTAAAAGAGATATCCTATATTCATTGTGAAGCAATGCCAGCAGGTGAGTTAAAGCACGGAACTATAGCATTAATAGAAGAGGGAACACCGGTTATTGCAGTTGCAACTCAAGAACATCTATATGAGAAAATGGTAAGTAATATTAAGGAAGTAAAAGCTAGAGGAGCTTATGTTATAGCTTTAGCTAAAGAAGGAAATGAAGATATTGAAGAGACTGCTGATAGTGTAATCTATATACCAGAAGTTATAGATGAGTTAACTTCAGTATTAAATGTAATTCCTCTTCAGTTATTAGCATATTATGTTGCAGTAATGAGAGGTTGCGATGTAGATAAACCAAGAAACTTAGCAAAATCAGTAACTGTTGAGTAG
- a CDS encoding LacI family DNA-binding transcriptional regulator: protein MKKITIKEIAEMAGVSKATVSRVLNDSKYVSPEIYSRVMKVIEETGYKPSFIARSLVNKKTKVVGLLIPDISNPFYSELVKGMVEVANKYDYNILLCNSFFNQKKEMDFLKLLWEKEVEGIIFMTHEITNKHRKFFEKYTRPTVTVNRKFWGFDIPNVDIDNFLAGYDATEYLVKQNHHRIAIVRAPLSDETAGVERYEGYKKALEDYGIDFDEKLVKEGNFKADTGYKAMEDLLELDSPPTAVFCVNDEMACGVINCVVEKGLKVPEDISVVGFDDIPLASMFIPSITTIRQPIYDMGALSMELMYKMIKGEKVESKTYVLPHKLVVRQSTMKNE from the coding sequence ATGAAAAAAATCACAATAAAAGAAATTGCTGAAATGGCTGGGGTTTCAAAGGCAACTGTTTCAAGGGTTTTAAATGATAGCAAATATGTGAGTCCAGAAATTTATAGTCGGGTAATGAAAGTAATAGAGGAAACGGGTTATAAACCAAGTTTTATTGCAAGGAGCTTAGTTAACAAGAAGACAAAGGTAGTCGGACTTCTTATTCCTGATATTTCAAACCCATTTTATTCAGAGCTTGTTAAAGGTATGGTAGAAGTAGCCAATAAATATGACTATAACATATTATTATGTAATTCATTCTTTAACCAAAAAAAAGAGATGGATTTTCTAAAATTGTTATGGGAGAAAGAAGTCGAAGGAATAATATTTATGACCCATGAAATAACTAATAAGCATAGAAAATTCTTTGAGAAATATACAAGACCAACTGTAACAGTAAACCGTAAATTCTGGGGATTTGATATTCCAAATGTTGATATAGATAATTTCTTAGCTGGGTATGATGCTACAGAATATTTAGTTAAACAAAATCATCATAGAATTGCTATAGTGAGAGCACCTTTAAGTGATGAAACGGCAGGGGTAGAAAGATATGAAGGATATAAAAAAGCCTTAGAGGACTATGGAATAGATTTTGATGAAAAGTTAGTTAAAGAAGGTAATTTTAAAGCAGATACTGGATATAAAGCTATGGAAGACTTACTTGAATTAGATTCTCCTCCTACAGCTGTATTTTGTGTAAACGATGAGATGGCATGTGGAGTTATCAATTGCGTAGTGGAAAAGGGGTTAAAGGTTCCAGAAGATATTTCAGTAGTAGGATTTGATGATATTCCCTTGGCTTCTATGTTCATACCATCAATAACTACTATAAGACAGCCAATATATGACATGGGAGCCCTTTCTATGGAGTTAATGTATAAAATGATAAAAGGTGAAAAAGTAGAAAGTAAGACTTATGTATTGCCACATAAGTTAGTTGTTAGACAAAGTACAATGAAAAACGAATAA